In the Arthrobacter sp. 31Y genome, one interval contains:
- a CDS encoding type II toxin-antitoxin system Phd/YefM family antitoxin: MTTIPHRELRNQSSKILERVKNGEVIDVTNNGEVAATLIPPSASPFERLLQAGSVRPASASPVDFTVLPRISSDMTTADILADLRGDR, encoded by the coding sequence ATGACAACTATTCCGCACCGGGAACTGCGCAACCAGAGCAGCAAGATTCTGGAACGCGTCAAGAATGGCGAAGTCATAGACGTCACCAACAATGGCGAGGTGGCGGCCACCCTCATTCCACCGTCGGCTTCACCCTTTGAGCGGCTGCTACAAGCTGGTAGCGTCCGGCCAGCCAGCGCATCTCCCGTGGACTTCACCGTCCTGCCCCGCATCAGCAGCGACATGACTACAGCCGATATCTTGGCCGATCTGCGCGGCGACCGGTGA